The following proteins come from a genomic window of Falco cherrug isolate bFalChe1 chromosome Z, bFalChe1.pri, whole genome shotgun sequence:
- the AK3 gene encoding GTP:AMP phosphotransferase AK3, mitochondrial: MVVPPLLRAVIMGPPGSGKGTVSARIIKHFGMKHLSSGDLLRDNMQKKTEVGILAKSYIDQGQLIPDDIMTRLMLNELKGLDQYNWLLDGFPRTVAQAEALDKECQIDTVIDLDVPFETIKCRLTARWIHPASGRVYNLEFSPPKVQGIDDITGEPLVQRDDDKPETVTKRLQAYDAQTKPVLEYYREKGLLKSFSGTETNKIWPHIYAFLQTKLPDVSQQDAATPR, encoded by the exons ATGGTGGTGCCGCCGCTGCTGCGCGCCGTCATCATGGGGCCGCCGGGCTCCGGGAAAGGCACCGTCTCCGCTCGGATCATCAAACACTTCGGGATGAAGCACCTCTCCAGCGGCGACCTGCTGAGAGACAACATGCAGAAGAAGACAG AAGTTGGAATCCTTGCCAAGTCCTACATTGATCAAGGGCAGCTTATTCCAGACGACATCATGACACGACTAATGCTGAATGAACTAAAAGGTCTAGATCAGTACAACTGGCTGTTGGATG gtTTCCCCAGAACGGTTGCTCAGGCAGAAGCCCTGGATAAAGAATGTCAAATAGACACTGTGATTGACCTAGATGTGCCATTTGAGACCATAAAATGTCGGCTCACAGCACGTTGGATCCACCCTGCCAGTGGCAGAGTATACAATCTTGAATTCAGTCCTCCCAAAGTGCAG GGCATTGATGATATTACCGGAGAGCCACTTGTTCAGCGTGATGATGATAAACCAGAGACGGTTACCAAGAGGCTGCAGGCTTATGATGCgcaaacaaaacctgttctagAATATTATCG ggAAAAAGGGTTATTGAAATCCTTCTCTGGAACAGAAACCAATAAGATCTGGCCACATATCTATGCTTTCCTCCAAACAAAGTTGCCAGATGTGAGCCAGCAAGATGCTGCCACACCCAGGTGA